The Fusobacterium sp. IOR10 region TCAGTAAATGACGGGGAAATATTTGTTGTAATGGGTCTATCAGGAAGTGGAAAATCCACTCTTATAAGATGTATTAATAGACTTATAGAACCAACAAAGGGAGAAATTTTTATTGAAGGTAAAGATATTACAACTTTAAGTTATAAAGATTTAATTAAAGTAAGAAGAGAAAAAATGGGAATGGTTTTCCAAAATTTTGGACTGTTTCCCCATATAAATATTATTGAAAATGTTGCCTATGGTTTAAAAATCCAAGGTGTTGAAAAAAAAGAACGTCTATTAAGAGCAGAAGAAGCAATTGAAAGCGTTGGATTAAAAGGCTGGGGAAATAGATATACTAGTCAATTAAGTGGTGGAATGCAACAAAGAGTTGGGTTAGCTAGAGCACTGGCAAATGATCCTGATATTTTATTAATGGATGAGGCCTTTAGTGCATTAGACCCATTGATTAGATCAAATATGCAAGATGAGTTGTTAGAAATTCAAAGTAAAGTTAATAAAACTATTATTTTCATAACCCATGATTTAAACGAGGCATTGAAAATTGGAGACAGAATAGCTCTAATGAAAGATGGAGAAGTAGTTCAAATTGGAACTCCAGAAGATATATTACTTACACCTGCAAATGAATATGTAAGAAAATTTATTAATGATGTTGATAGAACTAAGATTCTAACAGCTTCTAGGATAATGAAAAATCCAGTGGTTGTTGCTAGGGATAAAGACAGTGTCGAATTAGTTGCTAAGAAAATGAAAAAGCATAAATTTGATAGTATCTTTGTAGTTGATGAAAATAAAAAATTACTAGGACTGTTAAGAAAAAATAAAATAAAAGACAATGTTAATGAAGAAAATATTATGAATCTATTGGATTCTAATTTTACTAAAATAGATGAAAATGTAAGTATTGATGAATTATTTGTATATTTAGCTAATTCTAATGAACCTATTGCAGTAACTTCAGAATCAGATAAATTAATAGGTGTAATAATTAGAAGTGATATTATTCAATTTCTTGCTGAAAGGAGGGATATAGATGAATAGACTATCAATACCATTAGCAGAAGTGGTTAATAAATTTTTTGATAAAAATATAGAGCATATTGCTCCTATTACAAGGGGTATATCTAAGGGGTTAGAACATTTTATTAATTTAATGGAAAGCGTTTTATTGTTTGTAAATCCATTTGTTTTAATTTTTTCCTTTGCCCTAATAATATGGTTAATAGTAAGAAATAAAAAATTAAGTATCTTTGTAATAGTTTCTTTATTATTTATTTTTTCTTTGGATCTATGGGATGAAACAATGAGTACTTTAGCCCTTGTTCTTACAGGAACTTTTGTTTCCCTTGCAATAGGTATGCCACTAGGAATAGCTTCAGCTTTAAATGATAAAATAGAAAAAATATTAAGACCTGTAATGGATTTAATGCAAACTTTACCAAGTTTTGTATATTTGATTCCAGCAGTAATGTTTTTTGGACTAGGAAAAGTAGCAGCCCTTGTGGCAATATTAATTTTCTCAATGCCACCAGCTGTGAGACTAACAAGTTTAGGTATTAGACAAGTGCCAGCAGATAAAATAGAAGCAGCTCAAGCATTTGGAGCAACTAAATGGCAAATACTTATAGGTGTTCAACTACCTCTAGCAACTAAGACTATTATGGCAGGGATAAATCAATGTATAATGATGGCTTTATCAATGTCTGTAATTGCTGCTATGATTGGTTCTGGAGGACTTGGAAGAGGAGTTTTAAAGGCAATGCAAACAGTTGATATAGGTATGGGTATAGAAGCTGGTTTGGGAATAGTTGTACTAGCTATATTACTTGACAGAGTTACTGAACAACTATCAAAAAGAAAATAAATTAATAAAATACTATAAATAATTTTAAATAAAGCTGTGAATTTTTAAGAAGATACTTCTTATAAACTCACAGCTTTTTATATTTTTTTGAAAATTTCGCAAAAAATCAAAAAAAAATCAAAAAAATCAAAAAAAATAGGGAACATAGGAAACATAGGGAACATAGGGAAACTACGTTCTGGAAAAAATTTTTAAAACATAATAAAATATTAGCAAGGTGCATAAATAAATTATGTAAAAAAAATACGTCATATACGTCATATACGTCATATGCGTCATATAGGTTTTTGACTTTTTTGGAAAAATATTTAAAATATAAGTTAGAAGAGAAAAAAAATATGTATAAAAAGGGAGGACAATATGAATCATAGCTTTAATGTGGAACTGGCAAAAAAATATGGAATAGAGGAGGCAATTCTTATGGAAAATATTGCCTTCTGGATTAAAAAAAATATGACTAATAATAAAAACTATATAAATGGAGAATACTGGGTATACAATAGTTCAAAATCCTTTAATGAATTGTTCCCATATATGAATTGTAAAAAAATTCAAAGGGCCCTATTAAAATTGGAAAAATTAAATGTTATTAAATCAGATAACTTTAATAAACTTCCCTATGATAAGACCAAATGGTATGCAATTGTTGATCCTCAAGTGAAGAGAATCTATGAATTAAATGTAAGTGATGATTTTTTCTAAAAAGACAATATGTCCAATGGAACAGACCATTTTGTCCAATGGAATGACCCAAATTGTCCAATGGATAGGTCAGATTTGTCCAATGGAAGGGACGATTTTGTCCAACCAATACCTGTTATAAACACTATTATAAAAACAGATATAAAAACCACCACTACTAATTCACATAAAAGTAAATTAGATAGACCTAAAGATATACAAAAACCTAGTGGTGGTTCTCTTAGAGCAATAAAACAAAAACTCCTAGATGCTCATCTAGAAATTTTAACGTGCAAAAATATTATGAAAATCATAAATGACAAGAACATAACCCTTGAAAGATTAACTAAAGTACTTGACTTTAGTGCTAAAAATAATAAATCCCCTTGATTCATAGTAGCTGCTCTAAAAAATGATTATACCCTAGATCCTTCCCCTAGGGAAAGTATGTCCATTGAAAGGTCAAAGAAAATTAATGAGGAGATTAGAAGAGACAGGGAAATTAGAGAAAAACAAATACGTGAAAAAGATGAGTATCTAAGGGAAAAAGAACATTTAGATAATTATTTTAATGGACTTTCCAAAGAAAAACAAGGAAAGATAATGGAAGAAGCCAATAGTATAGCTAAAAAGAAATATGGTTTTATATGGGAGATCATGGGAAGAACTAAGGTGAAGTATGACATTTTAAAGGGGTTAAAGGGTTGAAAAAATAAAAAAAATGGGGTATACTTATACTGGCAGATAATTACATAATAAAAGTATTACTTATAAATAGTTAAGGAGGGAAATCAAATGAGATATGAAGTATGTTTTAAATTGGAAAAAAAAGAAATAACAAATGATTATAGAAGAAAATTTATTTCTTATATCAAAAATATTTTAGAAAAATATGATAGTAAAATTAAAGATAAATTCTATGATAATAATCAAGAAAAGGAATTTTCTTTTTCAGTATATTTTCAAGGTGAAAAATTCACAGATGAGAAGATATATTTAAAAAGCAATGATATTAAATTATTTATATCAATTTATTCTTTGGAAGATTCACTATATTTTACAAATGCCATGCTTGGATCAATTCATAAAAAATATTTAATAGCAGACAATCAAATGGAAGTTATAAAAATAAGATCATTACAAGAAAAAAAGATAACAAAGGAAGAAGTTATTTTTAAAACAATGTCTTCAATTGCTATAAGGGAAAAATTAACTGATAAAAAGTCTTGGTATCATGACTTTGATGAAAAAGGGTTAAAAGTTTTGAAGAAAAACTTAATAAATAATTTATCTGATAAGTTTCCTGAAAAGTATTTAAAAGAAATAAATATTTATCCTTATGAAATCAAAAGAACTGTTGTAAAAAATTATGGGATAAGATTTCCAGTGTCCTTAGGAGTTTTTAAGATGGAAGGGAATAAGGAGATATTAAATTATTTGTATAAAACAGGAATTGGGAGCAAGACTAGCTCAGGCTTTGGAATGGTAGATATTTTAAGTTAAAGGAGGTGAATATAATGATTGAAAATTTAAAAAATGACTTTTTAAGAGTCAAACCTTCTAACTGGAGATGGAGTGCTACTATAGTAGGATTAATGAAATATTTTAAAAACTATAATTTAGAATCAGAAGTAAAAGTAGACAATGATTTTATAGAATTTGATTCAAAATTAATAGAAGATGAAAAATATTTACTCTTTGCTGAAAAACACTTTAAAGAAAATATGCATCATAAAAAAGTAGAAGATTTAATAAGCATTGAAAATCCTTCAGAAGAAGTCATAAAAGAAGTAAATGAAAAATTATCAAAAAATGCCGTAAGTAATACTGTTATGCTAAAAACTTTTAAAGGAATAAAATATAATGGGAATAATTCAAAGGAAATTCAAGAGGTAATAGATAAAAACAGATTAAACTTAATAAAACAAACCTTTAAAGGTGGAAGAGCTTTATATTATAATTTTTGCAATGATAATAATCTTTTAAAGGATACTGGTAAATCTTGTAGAATTAAAGGATATAGTTTAGATATGGGGAAAAAAGGAAAATCAGTTTCATATATGGGAGATCAAAGAACTTTTGTATATGAAGATTCTAAATTATTTGATTTTATTCCCTTTGCATTTTCTTTAACTAGAGAAGCTTTTTTTATAAATAATAACTTCTCTATAAAACAATTATTAGAATCTAATAAAAATGATATTTTTGAAAAGGAAAATAATATAAAAAGTGATTTGTTTTTTAAAGTAAAAGAATCTTCAAAATATATAAATTATGACGTTGAAATTATAAGAAAAGATAGAGAAAATGAATACTTTGACACTATTTATTTAAGAAAAGAATCTATTAAAAGATTTGAAAAAATAAACACAATTACTTTAGAGGCTATTTCAAAATCATTAAAACTTGAAAAATATAGAGGAAATGTATTAAATGAGGCTGTAAATAAAGATGGTTATTTAAATGTTCAAAATATAGTTGTTAACTGTATTTTGAATAATCTTAGTCTAGATGATTTGATAGATGTTTTATTAAGAGAAGAAAATAAAAATTATATTATAAGTCATTTAATAAATATTAATATGGGAGGGAAAATGAATTTAGAAGCTAAAAAAGTTGAACAAAAAAAAGCAATAGCTTCAGCTATTGGAATAAAGCAAAAATTTGTAAGAGAAGGAAAGAAAAATAAATTAAGAGCATATGAACAAAGATTTATATCAGCAATTACACTTAAAGATTATGATAGAGTGAAGGAATTATTACTACATATTTCAGCAACTACTCAACAACCACTTCCATTTATAAATGTTTTATTTGAAGATTTTGAGGAAAATAAAGACATAGCTTATACATTTATAAATGCTTTAGGAGAAAAGAAAATTGATAAAAATAAGGGAGGAAATGAATAATGAAAAAATCTTTGACATTAACAATTGTAGCAAATATGACATCTAATTATGGGGAATCTTTGGGAAATGTTGCTTCTGTACAAAAAGTATTTAAAAAAGGAAACACTTATACAATAAAAAGTAGAGAAAGTTTAAAAAATGCAATTATGGTGCAAAGTGGAATGTATGATGATTTACAAGTAACAGTTGACGGAGCTACTCAAAAAGTTGTAAGTGAAGAATTAAATGCAACTAATTGTAGAGCTTTAGAAGGTGGATATATGAATACTAAAGTTGGAAAAGAAGGACTTACATATATTAGAAACAGTTCTTTTTATTTAACAGATGCAATATCTTGTGAACCTTTTGTTTTAGAAAATAGATTTCATAATAACTTATATTTAGCAACTACTTATGCTAAAGCACATGGAAAAAATGTCCAAAATGATGCTAAAGATGTTGGATTAATGCCTTACAATTATGAATACGATAAAAGTTTCAAAATTTATTCTTTGACAATAGATTTAAATAAAATAGGAAAAGATGAAAATTTTGATAGTAAAGAAGCTAGTAAAGAAGAAAAAGTAGATAGAGTTATTTCCATTTTAGAAGCTGTTGAAAATTTAAATCTAATAGTGAAGGGAAATTTAGACAATGCAGAACCTTTGTTTGCAGTTGGTGGTCTTAGTGATAGAATGACTCATAGATTTGAAAATGTAGTAAATGTTTCTGGAGGGAAATTAAAAATAACTAAGGATTTAAAAGATAAAATTGCTAAAGGATATAAGGTTGCTCTTTTAGAAGGAGAAAATTTTGAAAATGAAATGGAGATTATAAAAGAATTAAATCCTGAAAGCATGACAGAATTTTTTGATAATTTAAAAGCAGATGTGAAAAAATATTTCGAGGTATAATTATGAAAGCTATAAGATTAGTACTAACTCAAAATAAAGCTCATTATAGAAAAGAGGAAACAATTACTAATAAAATGACATATCCATTACCACCAATTTCCACTCTAATTGGAGCAATTCACAATGCTTGTGGATATAGAAAATATCATGAAATGGATTTGTCTATACAGGGAGAATATGAATCTATGGGGAAAGAAGCATATACAGATCATTGTTTTTTAAATTCTGTAATGGATGATAGGGGAATATTAGTTAAATCTAGAAATGGAGATTTGCAATCAAAAGCTTTCGAAAAAGTAGCAAAAGCTCTGAAAAGTACAGGAAATAGTTTTAGAAAAAGAAAAACAATTCAAGTATTAAATGAAGGACTTTTTGAAGAATATATTAACCTAAAAAACTTAAATGATGAAATAGGAAAATATAAAAAATTAAAAATTGATAGATTTTCAAAGCTAGCAAAAATCAGAAAAAATTCTTTAAAGGAAAAAAAGAAAATTTTTGATAAAGAATCACAAGAATTTAAACTAATAAGTCACAGAGAAGAGGAAATAAAAAAATTAGAAAAGTTAATCAAGAAAAAATTAGATAAATATATTCATGAAAAATATACAAAGGAAATTTCAAAATATCAATCTCTTACTACATCTATTAAATATTATGAAGTTTTATATGGAGTAAAATTAATTATTCATATAAAAACAGATGAAAAAACATTGAAAGATATTTATGAAAATATATATAATTTAAGATCAATTGGTAGAAGCGAAGATTTTGTAGAAGTTAAAGAATGTGAGTTAATAGAGTTAAATGAAGAGCTACCAGAGAAAATTTTCAGTAAATTTAAAGGGAATTTTATAGGGAAGATAAAAAATTCATCATATTTACTATATGATGAGATTACAAGTGGAAATTTAATATTAAAATCATCTGAAGATGGAACAGATATAAATGGAACTAAATATTACTTAAACAAAGATTATAAGATAAAAAACAATCAAAGAATTTTTAATAAAGTAAAAGTAATATATACATCTAATTATACAATAGATAAAAAATCTAAAAATGTATATTATGACAAAATTGACGGGGAAGATTATTTAGTTAACTTTTTATAGGAGAAAATATGGATTTAAATAAATACTTAGCAAAACCAGAAAAAACAATAAGAGAACATACTGATGATTTACATAATAATTTTAAGATTTTAGAATCTTATTATTCTATTCCTAAAAAAATAAGTGAATTAGTAGAACAAGCTATAGAATATCATGACTATGGTAAGGTAAATAAATATTTTCAAGAAAGAGTAAAGAGTAAAACTAAACATTTTGATTTAGAAGTGGAGATAGCACATAATCTGCTATCTCTATTTTTTATAAATAGAGATAAAATAGAGAATGAAGATTTTTATAAGATTGCATATGCGGTTATGAACCATCATCAAAAGTATGATCCTTATAAAAAATTTAGTGCTCTTGATGACAATATTTTAGAAAATAATTTAGATGGTTTCTTTGATTTTTGCAACGAGATTGGAGATAGAGAAATTGAAAATATTAAAGAAGAAAGGAATAATTTAGAAGCTCAGCTTGTAAAAGGATTTTTACAGAAATGCGACTACTCTGCATCTGGGGGATACGTAATAGAATATCCAAACGATTTTTTAAATAAAAGTTTAAAGAATTTAGGATATAAATGGAGAGAATTGCAAGAGTATGCTATAGAAAATAGAAATGAGAATATAATAATGATTGCTAACACAGGAATTGGGAAAACAGAAGCAGGATTGCTTTGGATAGGGGATAATAAGGGTTTTTTTATATTACCTTTGAGAACAGCTATAAATGCCATGTATGATAGGATCAAAGAAAATATTATAAAAGAAAAAATAGATGAAAGATTATCCTTATTACATTCAGATACAATGTCAGTATATATGGATGAATCTGTTGTGGAAGAAGATAAAGTTAGGGAATATTATAATAAGGGTAAAAATTTATCAATGCCTTTAACTATTTCAACTCTTGATCAAATATTTGATTTTGTTTATAAATATAAAGGATTTGAATTGAAACTTGCAACTTTAAGTTATTCTAAAATTGTAATAGATGAAATTCAAGCTTACTCTCCAGATTTGATAGCGTATATTGTAAGTGCTCTTGAAATGATTAATAAAGCTAATGGTAAATTTGCAATTATTACAGCAACTTTATTTCCATTTATTAAAGATTTAATAGAGGAAAACATTGGGAAAATCCAATATAAAAGCTTTATTAAGGGTGAAGATAGGCATCATATAAAAGCTATTGACAGGAGAATAAATTCTGAAGATATTAAAAATTTTTATAATAATAATCATGGAAAAATATTAGTTGTATGTAATACAATAAAAGAAGCTCAAAATATTTATAAGGAATTAGTTGAAGATAATTTAAATGTAAAATTATTGCATTCAAAATTTACAAAGGAGGATAGATTAAATAAAGAAAAAGAAATTTTAGAATTTGGGAAAACAGAAAATACAAATAATGGAATATGGGTATCTACTTCTTTGGTGGAAGCTAGTTTAGATATTGACTTTGATTACCTATTTACAGAATTAAATGATATTAGTGGATTTTTTCAAAGATTAGGAAGAGTTAATAGAAAGGGAATAAAAAAAGAAATGTTAGTTTCTCCAAATGTATTTGTATATTTATCTATAAATAATAATTTATTTATTAATGGAGAAAGAGGCTTTATAGATCCTGATATATTTAGTATGTCTAAAAATATTCTTTTAAATTTTTCAGGAATATTAAGTGAAGAAAAAAAAGCTAGTATAATTGAAGAAAATTTCACATCTGAAAATTTAAAAAATTCTAAATTTATAGAAAGGTATTTACAAGTAAAAAAATATATAGATTCTTTATATGTAAATGAAATGGAGTTACCTGATGTTAAAAAATATTTTAGGAACATTATTTCATTTAAAATTATCCCAAAAGAGGTTTATAAAGAGAATGAAGATGAAATATTAGAAAATGAGAAGTTATTAAAAGAAAGATATAAATATAATTCTAAAATTAGTAAAGATGAAAACAATAAAGAAAGAAACTTATTTAGAGTAAGACAACAAAGAATAAAAAATGAAATAGATAAATATACTATTTCTGTAGGAATATATGATTTAAATAGTACAGGAATAGTGGTAAATACAAATTTTGAAAAAATTCAAGTAATTGATTGCAATTATGATGGAAAGATAGGCTTTATTAGAAAAAAGAAAGAAAAAAGTAGAGATCAAGTTATTTTCTAAAGTGTTGGAAGGAGGTTATTTATGAGGATAACTGGAATAATGTTTTATTATTATTTTGTATGTCCTAGAAAATTATGGCATTTTAGTAAAGGAATTTCCCTTGAAGATGAAAATGAAAATGTTATGTTAGGTAGATTATTAGATGAGTCTTCTTTTGGCAGAGAGAAAAAGCATATTATGATAGATAATACAGTTAATGTTGATTTTATAAGAGACTGGAAGATATTACATGAAATTAAGAAAAGTAAAAGTATCGAAGAGGCATCAATTTGGCAAGTTAAATATTATTTATATTTTTTGAAAAAAAGAGGAATAGAAATTGAAAAAGGAATATTGGATTATCCTAAGATAAAAGAGAGAGAAGAAATATTTCTATTAAAAAAAGATGAAGAAAAAGTAGAAGATATATTAAAAGAAATAGAAAAAATAGTTAATATGGAGAAAGTTCCTGAAAAAATAAATTCAAAAATTTGTAAAAAATGTGCTTATTACGAGTATTGCTATATCTAGTAGGAGGAGTTTATGAGTGAAACTTATTATTTATTCTCAAATGGAAGATTGAAAAGAAAAGATAATGTTTTAAGATTAACTACACCAGAAGGACAATACAAGGATATGAAAATAGAAGTAACAAATGAGATTTATATTTTTGGAGAAGTTGATTTAAATACCAAATGTTTAAACTATGTGGGACAATTAGGAATAAAATTACACTTTTTTAATTATTATGGTTTTTATACAGGAAGTTTTTATCCTAAGGAAAGAGCAGTCTCAGGAAGGCTTTTAGTAAAACAAGTGAATCATTATGAAGATTTATCCAAAAGATTACTTATAGCCAAAAAAATAATAGGAGGAGCAAGTTTTAATATTA contains the following coding sequences:
- a CDS encoding glycine betaine/L-proline ABC transporter ATP-binding protein, translating into MKLVEKKVEVKNLYKVFGKKSKKAFELLKKGESKDTILNKTKQVVALNNVSLSVNDGEIFVVMGLSGSGKSTLIRCINRLIEPTKGEIFIEGKDITTLSYKDLIKVRREKMGMVFQNFGLFPHINIIENVAYGLKIQGVEKKERLLRAEEAIESVGLKGWGNRYTSQLSGGMQQRVGLARALANDPDILLMDEAFSALDPLIRSNMQDELLEIQSKVNKTIIFITHDLNEALKIGDRIALMKDGEVVQIGTPEDILLTPANEYVRKFINDVDRTKILTASRIMKNPVVVARDKDSVELVAKKMKKHKFDSIFVVDENKKLLGLLRKNKIKDNVNEENIMNLLDSNFTKIDENVSIDELFVYLANSNEPIAVTSESDKLIGVIIRSDIIQFLAERRDIDE
- a CDS encoding proline/glycine betaine ABC transporter permease translates to MNRLSIPLAEVVNKFFDKNIEHIAPITRGISKGLEHFINLMESVLLFVNPFVLIFSFALIIWLIVRNKKLSIFVIVSLLFIFSLDLWDETMSTLALVLTGTFVSLAIGMPLGIASALNDKIEKILRPVMDLMQTLPSFVYLIPAVMFFGLGKVAALVAILIFSMPPAVRLTSLGIRQVPADKIEAAQAFGATKWQILIGVQLPLATKTIMAGINQCIMMALSMSVIAAMIGSGGLGRGVLKAMQTVDIGMGIEAGLGIVVLAILLDRVTEQLSKRK
- a CDS encoding conjugal transfer protein; the protein is MNHSFNVELAKKYGIEEAILMENIAFWIKKNMTNNKNYINGEYWVYNSSKSFNELFPYMNCKKIQRALLKLEKLNVIKSDNFNKLPYDKTKWYAIVDPQVKRIYELNVSDDFF
- the cas6 gene encoding CRISPR-associated endoribonuclease Cas6; translation: MRYEVCFKLEKKEITNDYRRKFISYIKNILEKYDSKIKDKFYDNNQEKEFSFSVYFQGEKFTDEKIYLKSNDIKLFISIYSLEDSLYFTNAMLGSIHKKYLIADNQMEVIKIRSLQEKKITKEEVIFKTMSSIAIREKLTDKKSWYHDFDEKGLKVLKKNLINNLSDKFPEKYLKEINIYPYEIKRTVVKNYGIRFPVSLGVFKMEGNKEILNYLYKTGIGSKTSSGFGMVDILS
- the cas8a1 gene encoding type I CRISPR-associated protein Cas8a1/Csx8; this encodes MIENLKNDFLRVKPSNWRWSATIVGLMKYFKNYNLESEVKVDNDFIEFDSKLIEDEKYLLFAEKHFKENMHHKKVEDLISIENPSEEVIKEVNEKLSKNAVSNTVMLKTFKGIKYNGNNSKEIQEVIDKNRLNLIKQTFKGGRALYYNFCNDNNLLKDTGKSCRIKGYSLDMGKKGKSVSYMGDQRTFVYEDSKLFDFIPFAFSLTREAFFINNNFSIKQLLESNKNDIFEKENNIKSDLFFKVKESSKYINYDVEIIRKDRENEYFDTIYLRKESIKRFEKINTITLEAISKSLKLEKYRGNVLNEAVNKDGYLNVQNIVVNCILNNLSLDDLIDVLLREENKNYIISHLININMGGKMNLEAKKVEQKKAIASAIGIKQKFVREGKKNKLRAYEQRFISAITLKDYDRVKELLLHISATTQQPLPFINVLFEDFEENKDIAYTFINALGEKKIDKNKGGNE
- the cas7i gene encoding type I-B CRISPR-associated protein Cas7/Cst2/DevR, producing the protein MMKKSLTLTIVANMTSNYGESLGNVASVQKVFKKGNTYTIKSRESLKNAIMVQSGMYDDLQVTVDGATQKVVSEELNATNCRALEGGYMNTKVGKEGLTYIRNSSFYLTDAISCEPFVLENRFHNNLYLATTYAKAHGKNVQNDAKDVGLMPYNYEYDKSFKIYSLTIDLNKIGKDENFDSKEASKEEKVDRVISILEAVENLNLIVKGNLDNAEPLFAVGGLSDRMTHRFENVVNVSGGKLKITKDLKDKIAKGYKVALLEGENFENEMEIIKELNPESMTEFFDNLKADVKKYFEV
- the cas5 gene encoding CRISPR-associated protein Cas5; this translates as MKAIRLVLTQNKAHYRKEETITNKMTYPLPPISTLIGAIHNACGYRKYHEMDLSIQGEYESMGKEAYTDHCFLNSVMDDRGILVKSRNGDLQSKAFEKVAKALKSTGNSFRKRKTIQVLNEGLFEEYINLKNLNDEIGKYKKLKIDRFSKLAKIRKNSLKEKKKIFDKESQEFKLISHREEEIKKLEKLIKKKLDKYIHEKYTKEISKYQSLTTSIKYYEVLYGVKLIIHIKTDEKTLKDIYENIYNLRSIGRSEDFVEVKECELIELNEELPEKIFSKFKGNFIGKIKNSSYLLYDEITSGNLILKSSEDGTDINGTKYYLNKDYKIKNNQRIFNKVKVIYTSNYTIDKKSKNVYYDKIDGEDYLVNFL
- the cas3 gene encoding CRISPR-associated helicase Cas3', producing MDLNKYLAKPEKTIREHTDDLHNNFKILESYYSIPKKISELVEQAIEYHDYGKVNKYFQERVKSKTKHFDLEVEIAHNLLSLFFINRDKIENEDFYKIAYAVMNHHQKYDPYKKFSALDDNILENNLDGFFDFCNEIGDREIENIKEERNNLEAQLVKGFLQKCDYSASGGYVIEYPNDFLNKSLKNLGYKWRELQEYAIENRNENIIMIANTGIGKTEAGLLWIGDNKGFFILPLRTAINAMYDRIKENIIKEKIDERLSLLHSDTMSVYMDESVVEEDKVREYYNKGKNLSMPLTISTLDQIFDFVYKYKGFELKLATLSYSKIVIDEIQAYSPDLIAYIVSALEMINKANGKFAIITATLFPFIKDLIEENIGKIQYKSFIKGEDRHHIKAIDRRINSEDIKNFYNNNHGKILVVCNTIKEAQNIYKELVEDNLNVKLLHSKFTKEDRLNKEKEILEFGKTENTNNGIWVSTSLVEASLDIDFDYLFTELNDISGFFQRLGRVNRKGIKKEMLVSPNVFVYLSINNNLFINGERGFIDPDIFSMSKNILLNFSGILSEEKKASIIEENFTSENLKNSKFIERYLQVKKYIDSLYVNEMELPDVKKYFRNIISFKIIPKEVYKENEDEILENEKLLKERYKYNSKISKDENNKERNLFRVRQQRIKNEIDKYTISVGIYDLNSTGIVVNTNFEKIQVIDCNYDGKIGFIRKKKEKSRDQVIF
- the cas4 gene encoding CRISPR-associated protein Cas4, which translates into the protein MRITGIMFYYYFVCPRKLWHFSKGISLEDENENVMLGRLLDESSFGREKKHIMIDNTVNVDFIRDWKILHEIKKSKSIEEASIWQVKYYLYFLKKRGIEIEKGILDYPKIKEREEIFLLKKDEEKVEDILKEIEKIVNMEKVPEKINSKICKKCAYYEYCYI